A stretch of Lathyrus oleraceus cultivar Zhongwan6 chromosome 6, CAAS_Psat_ZW6_1.0, whole genome shotgun sequence DNA encodes these proteins:
- the LOC127097601 gene encoding extensin-3 isoform X3, which translates to MRSSMASVTLTLLLAIVSLTLPSQISANSYLYSSPPPPHKVYPPVSPPYHYPSPTPPKVYPPVSPPYHYSSPPPPVYSPPKHPYHYKSPPPPHHKPYKYASPPPPVYSPPKHPYHYKSPPPPHHKPYKYPSPPPPVHHVYPKPVYHSPPPPKTPYKYSSPPPPVHHVHPKPYYHSPPPPYYPHPHPHPHPHPYPHPHPVYHSPPPSPKKPYKYSSPPPPSHPYPHPHPHPHPHPYPHPHPVYHSPPPPHKKPYKYSSPPPPTHHVYPHPIYHSPPPPKKPYKYSSPPPPVPTPYVPHPVYSPPKKPYKYSSPPPPVPTPYVPHPVYSPPKKPYKYSSPPPPVPSPYIPHPVYSPPKKPYKYSSPPPPVPTPYVPHPVYSPPKKPYKYASPPPPPVHTYPPYIPHPVHHSPPPTPTKKPYLYVSPPPPYHS; encoded by the exons ATGAGGTCTTCAATGGCCTCTGTCACCTTGACCCTTCTTTTAGCCATTGTTTCTCTCACCTTACCTTCCCAAATTTCAGCCAACAGTTACTTGTATTCTTCACCTCCACCACCGCATAAGGTGTACCCTCCGGTTTCACCACCTTATCATTATCCTTCACCAACACCACCTAAGGTGTATCCTCCTGTTTCACCGCCTTACCATTACTCTTCACCGCCGCCTCCGGTTTATTCTCCTCCTAAACATCCTTACCATTATAAATCTCCTCCACCACCGCACCATAAGCCGTACAAGTATGCTTCTCCTCCACCACCGGTGTACTCTCCTCCTAAGCATCCTTACCATTACAAATCTCCACCGCCACCGCACCATAAGCCGTACAAATATCCTTCTCCTCCACCACCAGTTCATCATGTCTACCCTAAACCAGTCTACCATTCTCCACCACCACCAAAAACACCGTACAAATATTCATCTCCTCCTCCACCAGTGCACCATGTCCACCCTAAACCTTACTACCACTCTCCACCACCTCCATACTACCCTCATCCACACCCTCACCCCCACCCTCATCCTTATCCACATCCCCATCCAGTCTACCATTCACCTCCACCATCTCCAAAGAAGCCATACAAATACTCATCCCCCCCTCCTCCATCTCACCCTTATCCCCACCCCCATCCTCACCCCCATCCTCATCCTTATCCCCACCCCCACCCAGTTTACCACTCACCCCCTCCACCACATAAAAAACCATACAAGTATTCATCTCCACCACCTCCAACCCACCACGTTTACCCTCACCCAATCTACCACTCACCACCACCACCAAAGAAACCATACAAATATTCATCAC CTCCACCACCAGTCCCAACTCCCTACGTTCCTCACCCAGTTTACTCACCACCAAAGAAACCATACAAATACTCATCTCCTCCACCACCAGTCCCCACTCCATACGTTCCTCACCCAGTTTACTCACCACCTAAAAAGCCATACAAATACTCATCTCCACCACCACCGGTTCCCTCACCCTACATTCCTCACCCAGTTTACTCACCACCAAAAAAGCCATATAAATACTCATCTCCACCACCTCCAGTCCCCACACCCTACGTTCCTCACCCAGTTTACTCACCACCCAAGAAGCCATACAAGTACGCTTCTCCTCCTCCTCCACCAGTTCACACTTATCCTCCATACATTCCTCACCCAGTTCACCACTCTCCTCCACCAACTCCAACCAAGAAGCCTTACCTCTATGTTTCTCCTCCCCCTCCTTACCACTCCTAG
- the LOC127097601 gene encoding extensin isoform X2 — MRSSMASVTLTLLLAIVSLTLPSQISANSYLYSSPPPPHKVYPPVSPPYHYPSPTPPKVYPPVSPPYHYSSPPPPVYSPPKHPYHYKSPPPPHHKPYKYASPPPPVYSPPKHPYHYKSPPPPHHKPYKYPSPPPPVHHVYPKPVYHSPPPPKTPYKYSSPPPPVHHVHPKPYYHSPPPPYYPHPHPHPHPHPYPHPHPVYHSPPPSPKKPYKYSSPPPPSHPYPHPHPHPHPHPYPHPHPVYHSPPPPHKKPYKYSSPPPPTHHVYPHPIYHSPPPPKKPYKYSSPPPPVPTPYVPHPVYSPPKKPYKYSSPPPPVHPPYVPHPVYSPPKKPYKYSSPPPPVPTPYVPHPVYSPPKKPYKYSSPPPPVPTPYVPHPVYSPPKKPYKYSSPPPPVPSPYIPHPVYSPPKKPYKYSSPPPPVPTPYVPHPVYSPPKKPYKYASPPPPPVHTYPPYIPHPVHHSPPPTPTKKPYLYVSPPPPYHS; from the exons ATGAGGTCTTCAATGGCCTCTGTCACCTTGACCCTTCTTTTAGCCATTGTTTCTCTCACCTTACCTTCCCAAATTTCAGCCAACAGTTACTTGTATTCTTCACCTCCACCACCGCATAAGGTGTACCCTCCGGTTTCACCACCTTATCATTATCCTTCACCAACACCACCTAAGGTGTATCCTCCTGTTTCACCGCCTTACCATTACTCTTCACCGCCGCCTCCGGTTTATTCTCCTCCTAAACATCCTTACCATTATAAATCTCCTCCACCACCGCACCATAAGCCGTACAAGTATGCTTCTCCTCCACCACCGGTGTACTCTCCTCCTAAGCATCCTTACCATTACAAATCTCCACCGCCACCGCACCATAAGCCGTACAAATATCCTTCTCCTCCACCACCAGTTCATCATGTCTACCCTAAACCAGTCTACCATTCTCCACCACCACCAAAAACACCGTACAAATATTCATCTCCTCCTCCACCAGTGCACCATGTCCACCCTAAACCTTACTACCACTCTCCACCACCTCCATACTACCCTCATCCACACCCTCACCCCCACCCTCATCCTTATCCACATCCCCATCCAGTCTACCATTCACCTCCACCATCTCCAAAGAAGCCATACAAATACTCATCCCCCCCTCCTCCATCTCACCCTTATCCCCACCCCCATCCTCACCCCCATCCTCATCCTTATCCCCACCCCCACCCAGTTTACCACTCACCCCCTCCACCACATAAAAAACCATACAAGTATTCATCTCCACCACCTCCAACCCACCACGTTTACCCTCACCCAATCTACCACTCACCACCACCACCAAAGAAACCATACAAATATTCATCACCTCCACCACCAGTCCCAACTCCCTACGTACCTCACCCAGTTTACTCCCCACCAAAGAAGCCATACAAATACTCCTCTCCTCCACCACCGGTCCACCCTCCATACGTTCCTCATCCAGTGTACTCACCACCAAAGAAACCATACAAATATTCATCAC CTCCACCACCAGTCCCAACTCCCTACGTTCCTCACCCAGTTTACTCACCACCAAAGAAACCATACAAATACTCATCTCCTCCACCACCAGTCCCCACTCCATACGTTCCTCACCCAGTTTACTCACCACCTAAAAAGCCATACAAATACTCATCTCCACCACCACCGGTTCCCTCACCCTACATTCCTCACCCAGTTTACTCACCACCAAAAAAGCCATATAAATACTCATCTCCACCACCTCCAGTCCCCACACCCTACGTTCCTCACCCAGTTTACTCACCACCCAAGAAGCCATACAAGTACGCTTCTCCTCCTCCTCCACCAGTTCACACTTATCCTCCATACATTCCTCACCCAGTTCACCACTCTCCTCCACCAACTCCAACCAAGAAGCCTTACCTCTATGTTTCTCCTCCCCCTCCTTACCACTCCTAG
- the LOC127097601 gene encoding extensin isoform X1, which translates to MRSSMASVTLTLLLAIVSLTLPSQISANSYLYSSPPPPHKVYPPVSPPYHYPSPTPPKVYPPVSPPYHYSSPPPPVYSPPKHPYHYKSPPPPHHKPYKYASPPPPVYSPPKHPYHYKSPPPPHHKPYKYPSPPPPVHHVYPKPVYHSPPPPKTPYKYSSPPPPVHHVHPKPYYHSPPPPYYPHPHPHPHPHPYPHPHPVYHSPPPSPKKPYKYSSPPPPSHPYPHPHPHPHPHPYPHPHPVYHSPPPPHKKPYKYSSPPPPTHHVYPHPIYHSPPPPKKPYKYSSPPPPVPTPYVPHPVYSPPKKPYKYSSPPPPVHPPYVPHPVYSPPKKPYKYSSPPPPVPTPYVPHPVYSPPKKPYKYSSPPPPVPTPYVPHPVYSPPKKPYKYSSPPPPVPTPYVPHPVYSPPKKPYKYSSPPPPVPSPYIPHPVYSPPKKPYKYSSPPPPVPTPYVPHPVYSPPKKPYKYASPPPPPVHTYPPYIPHPVHHSPPPTPTKKPYLYVSPPPPYHS; encoded by the coding sequence ATGAGGTCTTCAATGGCCTCTGTCACCTTGACCCTTCTTTTAGCCATTGTTTCTCTCACCTTACCTTCCCAAATTTCAGCCAACAGTTACTTGTATTCTTCACCTCCACCACCGCATAAGGTGTACCCTCCGGTTTCACCACCTTATCATTATCCTTCACCAACACCACCTAAGGTGTATCCTCCTGTTTCACCGCCTTACCATTACTCTTCACCGCCGCCTCCGGTTTATTCTCCTCCTAAACATCCTTACCATTATAAATCTCCTCCACCACCGCACCATAAGCCGTACAAGTATGCTTCTCCTCCACCACCGGTGTACTCTCCTCCTAAGCATCCTTACCATTACAAATCTCCACCGCCACCGCACCATAAGCCGTACAAATATCCTTCTCCTCCACCACCAGTTCATCATGTCTACCCTAAACCAGTCTACCATTCTCCACCACCACCAAAAACACCGTACAAATATTCATCTCCTCCTCCACCAGTGCACCATGTCCACCCTAAACCTTACTACCACTCTCCACCACCTCCATACTACCCTCATCCACACCCTCACCCCCACCCTCATCCTTATCCACATCCCCATCCAGTCTACCATTCACCTCCACCATCTCCAAAGAAGCCATACAAATACTCATCCCCCCCTCCTCCATCTCACCCTTATCCCCACCCCCATCCTCACCCCCATCCTCATCCTTATCCCCACCCCCACCCAGTTTACCACTCACCCCCTCCACCACATAAAAAACCATACAAGTATTCATCTCCACCACCTCCAACCCACCACGTTTACCCTCACCCAATCTACCACTCACCACCACCACCAAAGAAACCATACAAATATTCATCACCTCCACCACCAGTCCCAACTCCCTACGTACCTCACCCAGTTTACTCCCCACCAAAGAAGCCATACAAATACTCCTCTCCTCCACCACCGGTCCACCCTCCATACGTTCCTCATCCAGTGTACTCACCACCAAAGAAACCATACAAATATTCATCACCTCCACCACCAGTCCCAACTCCCTACGTTCCTCATCCAGTGTACTCACCACCAAAGAAACCATATAAGTACTCATCACCTCCACCACCAGTCCCAACTCCCTACGTTCCTCACCCAGTTTACTCACCACCAAAGAAACCATACAAATACTCATCTCCTCCACCACCAGTCCCCACTCCATACGTTCCTCACCCAGTTTACTCACCACCTAAAAAGCCATACAAATACTCATCTCCACCACCACCGGTTCCCTCACCCTACATTCCTCACCCAGTTTACTCACCACCAAAAAAGCCATATAAATACTCATCTCCACCACCTCCAGTCCCCACACCCTACGTTCCTCACCCAGTTTACTCACCACCCAAGAAGCCATACAAGTACGCTTCTCCTCCTCCTCCACCAGTTCACACTTATCCTCCATACATTCCTCACCCAGTTCACCACTCTCCTCCACCAACTCCAACCAAGAAGCCTTACCTCTATGTTTCTCCTCCCCCTCCTTACCACTCCTAG